The Streptomyces sp. NBC_01276 genome contains the following window.
GTAGTTGACGTCCTGGGTGGGGTCGATCCAGCCGTTGTGGTCGAAGATGCGTGCGACCATGCGCTGGGCCGAGCGGATGGTCCACTCGTCGAAGAACATCTGCGACTTCTGTCCCGTGGTGCCGGAGGAGGTCAGGTGCAGGTGGACGTCGTCGCGGGGGATGGACAGGACCTCGTGCCGCTTGAAGAAGTTCGCGTGCACGAGGGGCGCCTCGTACGGGGTGTCCGGCCGCTCCCCGTCGTAGAGGCTGCGGAAGAACGGGGACCGGTCCCGGTGCCAGGCGTTGATCTCCGCCATCGCGGCGGCGAACAGCTCCTCCTCCGCGGGGCCGGAGGCGTAGGGCGCGGTCAGGTCGCAGAGCTGCTGGACCCGGGCGAGGGCCGTGGCGTCGGGGACGCCGACGGGGGCGAGATGGGGGTTCACGGCCGGGGGCGGGGGAGTCATGGGGCAACCTCACGGGAGGGCAGATGTGCCGACGCCCAGGCCGACACATAGGAATCGAGGAATGGCTGGAGCGGAGGGTCGACGACCACGCCGCGGAAGTCGATGTGCTCGGTGGTGCGGGACATGACCGCGTAGTCGTGGAAGCCGTCGTGGTCCCGGCGCATGGCCGGGTACAGGGCGCCGGCGATGAAGCCCTGCGCGGTGAAGGCGGAGAGCGCGGCGTGGTGTTCGAGGGGGACGAGCGCCTCGACGTAGCCGGCCCCGGCACGGGTGAGGGTACGGGTGACCGGCTCCAGCCAGCCCGCGGCGGCGGCCGGGTCGGGGTGGGCGGCGACCAGGGCGCAGTACCCGCCGGTGCGGTTGAGGTACGCGTACACCTCGAAGCTGCCGTCGCCGGGGGTGAGGAGGACGTTCGGGGTGTGCAGGGGGTAGAACCAGCGGCCGGTGTCCGGGAAGTGCGCGTGGAAGCGGCGGCGGACGAAGGCCGGCGCCTCGATCATCTCCAGCGGGGCCGCCGCGGGCCTGGCCGGCACCGGCTGCGGCGGCGTGGGCCGGGTGTCCGCGTAGCTGATGCCGAGGCTCGCCCCGGCGGTGTGCAGGAGCGGCTCCAGGGAGGCGGGCACCTCGGCGACGGGAACCCTGCGGTCCAGCACCCCGGGCGAGTGACGCGCGTAGAGTGCGAGGCTCTCCCGGCTGCTGAGATCAACGGCGTTCGGCAGGATGCCCATGGGGCGGAAGCCGTTGCGGGCCACGACGCGCTGGGGTCCGGCACTGACCGTACGGACAGTGGCGTACACCGAGTCGAGGGTGCCCGCGTTGAGGGTGCCCGCGCACAGGGCTTCGGTCAGCTGTCCGGCCAGCCCCGATCCGCGCTGGTCCGGGTGGACGGCGAGCCCTTCGAGGCGGCCGATACGGCTGCCGGGCTCGCCGTGGATCGCCGCCGATCCCGCGAGGGCCCCGGTACGGGGGCAACGGGCGACGAGCCAGAGGGTGTACGCGTCCTGGATGAGGCGGGACATCTCGGCGGGGTCGGTGCCGAGGGCCGTGGGGTAGTGCGGGCCGTAGACGGCGTAGTAGAGCTGACGGAGGTCGGCGATGTCGGCCGGGGTGGCCTGCTCGATCACTGCGGCGGTCATCGGGCGCCTCCCGCGGCGGGGGCCGGCGACGGGGCCGCGGAGTCGGCGCCGCGGTCGGTGACCGGGTCTTCCGCCGTACGGGAGTGCCTGGGCAGCAGGAGCAGGGCGAGGGCGGCGGGTACCAGTCCGGCCGCCTGGATCAGGCACAGGGTGCGGGCGGAGAGGTGGTCGCCCAGCAGGCCGAACAGGAGCGAGGCGACGGGGAAGGTGGCCCCGAGCACGGCCTGCATGACGGCGAAGAAGGCCGGCTTGTCGGCCGTCGGCACCAGCCGCTGGAACAGGGCCACGAAGCGGACCCCGATCACCCCGACGCACCAGCCGGTCACCAGCAGGGCCCCGGCGATGACGGGCAGCGCCGCGATCAGGCCGGGGACGGCGAGGGCGACGGCCATCGCACCCAGGCAGGCGGAGCCGACGACGGAGGGACGGCCGGGTACCCGGGCACCGGTGAAGGAGCCGAGGAGCGTGCCCGCGCCGAGCGATGCCTCCAGGAGGGACACGGTGGCGCCGTCGCCGTGCAGGACGGAAGCGGTGTAGAGCGGCATGACGACGAAGACGGCGGTGGTGAAGAGGTTGGCCGCGGCGAAGGAGAGCAGGATGGCGCGGACGTAGGGCAGCGCGCCGAGGATCTGGCGCAGCGTGCGCCGGGGCGGTGCCCCGGCCCGCTCCGTGTCCGCGTCCGCCGCCGCATCCACCGCATCCACCGCATCCACCGCATCCGCCACCTGCGCGTCCGCGGTGCGGAACCGTACGGTCGTGATCAGCGCCGCGGCCGCGCAGTAGGCGACGGCGCAGCCGGCCGCGAGGCCCGCGATGCCACCGCTGTCCACGATGAGGGCGCCGAGCAGGGCGCCGCCCAGGCCGGCGAGCGACTGGGTGGACAGTTCGAACCCGGTGGCCGCTTCGATGTCCTCGTCCTCGACGAGCTCGGGCACGGAGGTGGTCAGGCACGGGTCGAAGAAGGCCTGGCAGGTGGCCAGTGCCAGGGCCGCCGCATAGGCCGCGGCGACCGGCAGATCGCTCGTACCGGCCCAGACGGCGAGCGCCGCGGCGGCCGCTCCGGCGCCACCGGCCGCGGAGCGGAGCAGCGAGCCGTGGGCGCAGCGGGTGATGGCGCGGGCGACGAGCGGGGCCGAGATCACGGCGGGCAGGGTGCTGACGCACATGAACAGCCCGGCCGCGAGCCCGCCGCTGCCGGAGGCGGCGTAGCCGATGAGCCACCAGGAGGTGCCCACCTGGAACATGCGTACCGCGGCCTGGGTGAGCACCTGGCCGACCCACATGGTTCCGAAGGCGCGGTTGCGCAGGACGAGCGGGAGCCGGTGGCCGGGGGCCGTCGTAGGGGCGGTCATGCGGTCGGCCTCTCGTCGAGGACGCGGATGAGCTTGCCGGAGCGGGAGTTGACCGTGAGGTCGCTGTGGCGGGCCCACTCGACGCGGAGGGGGTGGACGAACCCGTTGGCGACGCTGTCGGGGTAGAGGGGCCGGGCGGTGTTCAGTCCGGTGACGACCGCCTCGGCGAGGACCTCCAGGCCGGCCGGGTCGCGGTCCTGGGCGGTGGCCAGGCGCAGGACGAGGCCGTCGCGGCCCTCCCCGCGGCGTACGAGGAGCTGCATGCCCGTGACGAGTCCGCCGGTGTCGGCTTCGGCGACGGCGCTCGCGACGTCCTCCCAGTAGAGCGAGACGGGGCCGACGCGTACGCCTTCCTCGGCGCGGCCCAGGATGCGGAAGGGGCCGCCCTCGGTGTCGGTCCACTCGGCGCGGTCGCCGGCGGGGTAGCGGATGACGGGCATGAGGCGGCGGAAGAGCTGGGTGACGACGACCCGTCCGGGCCGTCCTGCCTCGCGGATCGGTTCGCCGGTCGTCTCGTCCAGGATCTCCACGACGGTCTGCGGGGAGAACGGCCGGTGGACGCGCGAGTCCGGACCGGGGACCGGCCTGCCGAGGAGGCCGCCGTCGACGCTCGCGTATCCGAGGGAGCGGGGTACGGCGTGGGGGAACGCGCCCGAGAGGAGGCGGCGCTGGTCGTCGAAGAGGGCTTCGCCCCCGAAGAAGAGGAGTTCCACGTGCGGGAGTTGGCGCCCGATGGAGATCAGGTACTCGGCGAGTCGGCACAGCGTGGTCGGCGTTCCGGCGACGACGTGCGCGCCGAAGTCGTCGAGGGTGGAGACGGTCGACTCCAGCGGCGCCGCGCCGCCGATGGGCAGCCGTACGTTGGCGACGGGGGCGTGCGCGAGCGAGTCGAGGATGAAGAGGAAGCTGGCGTAGAGCTCGCCGGCGTAGAACAGGTCGGCCACCCGGTGACCGGGCCGCAGGCCCGCGTCGACGAGGCCGGCGCCGAATGTGGTGACGAACTCCTGCCATTCCTCACGGGTGTAGCAGGAGAAGCGCGGAGTCCCCGTGGTGCCGCCGGTCTTGAACACGACGGCCTCCCCGAGCGGGGCGGTCAGGACGAGGTTGTCGCGCAGGGTGTTGGCGGCCCAGAACTCGTTCTGATCCACCACGGGCACATCGGTGAGGCTGTTCACCCGGGGCGCCAGGTCTGCGTAGAGGTCTGCGTAGAAGGGAGAGCAGTCTCGGGCGAAACGCACGAGGTCTGAAAACTGCTGGACGGGCATGCTGCCTTACCTGGAAGACGAAAGTTGAAAGAGAAAAGGAAAAGGGAGCAGATGGCAGCAGGTGCGTGGGAGTCGTCACACGCTCAAGCTGTTGATCGTTCAATAATGCTGGCATGCCCCCTAGTTCGAAGGCGTGAGCCCCACCTGATGCCCATTCACATCATGGAACACCGGGAGCGCACCACCAAATCGATGGCAGTTGACTCCGGCCACGTACGGCAGACTTTTGGCCCGCGGGGCCGGAATTGCGCAGCCCGGCGTGGAAAAGGGGGGTGGGGAAAGGTGGTTGCCCCGTGCCGGGTGGCGGCCCCGTACGCGTCGGAGTCAACAGAACCCGGCCTTGGTCAAGATCGGCTGTGTCACGGCTGTGTGCCAGGAGGCGGTGGCCGACAGTGGCTGCGAAGTGATGGCGGGATCCATGCTTTCGGCTGGTCGATGGGGTGCCACGGTGCCGTGTGTCCGGTGGTGACGGCCGGCGTCACGGCTGTGTGTGTAACGGCCAGGTATTAGAGGGTGCACGGGCGGAACGGCTGTCGTTCAGGTGGGGTCTTGCTGATCAGAAACACCCACTGGTGCCGATCCGCAACGATGTGCCGGGCACCGCCAACAGATCCGAGGATGAGACGATGCGCGTTCACAAGCTGACCTTCGCGGCCCTGGCCGTCGCCGCGGGCTTCTCGCTGACGGCCTGCCAGAACGGCGATGACGGCGCGGCGCAGAGCAGTCCTTCGTCCGCGGCCTCGGCGCCCGTCACTTCGCCCTCGGGCGGGGCTTCGGCATCGGCCGGAACCGGAGCGGGCGGCACCGCGAAGCCCTCATCCGGGACGTCCTCCGACGGCAAGGGGACGGCCGGCGGAACGGGTTCGGCCGACAGCGGCAAGTCCGGTACGTGCAAGACGGACGAGCTGACGATCACTGCCATGGACAGCACCATCGGCGGGGACACCGAGGGCACGGTCGCGGTGACGTTGAAGAACCACGGAAACCGGGACTGCACCCTGCCCGGGTACGCGGGTGTCGACTTGAAGACCGCCTCGGGTTCGTTGTCGGCGCAGCGCACGGGCGAGAAGGCCGAGCCGAGCACCCTCAAGAAGGCGGCGTCGGTGTCCTTCGGGGTCACCTACCCGCTCAACACCTCGGGTGGTTCCGGTGTCCGCGTCACCGGCATGGTGGTGACCCCGCCGGGGGAGAGGCAGTCGGTCACCCTCGCCTGGCCGGGCGCCGCCACGCTGCCCGTCACCGAGGGCTCCGGTTCCGCGGTCAAGGTCGGCCCGATCGGCAGCGCCGGCCAGGGCGGCTGAGACGGTTTACGGTGCCCCTGACCCCCCTTGACGCCGGTGTGCGGTGCGGCCTGTCGGGCCGGGGAGGTGGGAGAGGCGCGTTGCCGGCCCCTCGTCGCGGCCCCGGCTGCCCACCGATCGGCGGCGTAGGCGGCGGTCGGGCCAGGTGGAGCGTCCCGGCCTGCTCGGCGGGGAAACCTCGCCGGCCCGGGCCCTGGGTGGAGTCGGTGTCAGACGCCGACCAACGAGGGGCGTCCACTCCTCCGGACCACCTAGCGGATCGGGCGGGTGCTCGTCAGATGTCGGCCACGGAGGGGCGGCGATGGCCACTCCGGTGCAGCAGTTGAGACAGGCGCTTCCGGGCGTAGTCGACGAAGGCGACGGCGGGCACCAATTGGCAGAGGGCCGATCCGATCACGCGACTGCGGGACAGCCCCAGGGCTGCGAACTCCGCGCCGATGAGCGGGAAGTGGGTGTCGTTGTCGTTGCCGACATCCAGCGCCTCGAGCCACACCCGCTCACCGTCAACCAGGTACGGGAAGCGGCGCAGCTTCTTCCGGTGGGTGGGCACCAGGGATTCCGCGTGGTGCAGGAACGAGTTGCGGTTGTGCCCGACTCCGAGCAGCAGTATGGATCCTCCCAGCTGATGGATCTTGGCGAAGGGCGAACCACTCCCGAGGGCGTAGCCGAGTGGCTGCCCGGCACAGATGGTGTGGGCGTCCGCGCCAAGGGCCGCCAGGGATGCTTGGGGATGCCGGCTCCGGACCCGGTCCGGGTGCCCCAGCACTGCGCTGGGGACCGCACCCATCGCCGTCGGCAGCGCGTCGTGGAAGAGCGGGACGGCCGCGCGTGCTTCGGCCGTTCCCAGGTCGTCGAAGGCGTGGCTGTCCGGGTAGGGGTCGGCGACCTGCCGGGTATAGGTGGGCACGACGATCGTGCCCTTCCGGCCCACCGTCGCGCACAGGGCCCGCACCACCGCGTCGGCGCCTCCGTCCACGTGCCCGAAGGCGGACAGCGACGAATGGACCATCAGTACGGACCCGGGCCGCACGCCCAGTGATGCGAACTCGTCTTGCAGCGCTGTCGCGTTCAGTGGCTCTGTCGGTGGCGCGGTGTTCATCTCGTTGCCTTTGTCTTCGCTCGTCGCCGTTGGGTGCCGGGTGAGGTTCGGCTGGTCAGGCAGGCCGGGAGGCGGCTCGGCCGTCGGGCCCAAGGGTGGCGGGGTGCATCGTTCCCT
Protein-coding sequences here:
- a CDS encoding aminoglycoside N(3)-acetyltransferase codes for the protein MGPTAEPPPGLPDQPNLTRHPTATSEDKGNEMNTAPPTEPLNATALQDEFASLGVRPGSVLMVHSSLSAFGHVDGGADAVVRALCATVGRKGTIVVPTYTRQVADPYPDSHAFDDLGTAEARAAVPLFHDALPTAMGAVPSAVLGHPDRVRSRHPQASLAALGADAHTICAGQPLGYALGSGSPFAKIHQLGGSILLLGVGHNRNSFLHHAESLVPTHRKKLRRFPYLVDGERVWLEALDVGNDNDTHFPLIGAEFAALGLSRSRVIGSALCQLVPAVAFVDYARKRLSQLLHRSGHRRPSVADI
- a CDS encoding MFS transporter yields the protein MTAPTTAPGHRLPLVLRNRAFGTMWVGQVLTQAAVRMFQVGTSWWLIGYAASGSGGLAAGLFMCVSTLPAVISAPLVARAITRCAHGSLLRSAAGGAGAAAAALAVWAGTSDLPVAAAYAAALALATCQAFFDPCLTTSVPELVEDEDIEAATGFELSTQSLAGLGGALLGALIVDSGGIAGLAAGCAVAYCAAAALITTVRFRTADAQVADAVDAVDAVDAAADADTERAGAPPRRTLRQILGALPYVRAILLSFAAANLFTTAVFVVMPLYTASVLHGDGATVSLLEASLGAGTLLGSFTGARVPGRPSVVGSACLGAMAVALAVPGLIAALPVIAGALLVTGWCVGVIGVRFVALFQRLVPTADKPAFFAVMQAVLGATFPVASLLFGLLGDHLSARTLCLIQAAGLVPAALALLLLPRHSRTAEDPVTDRGADSAAPSPAPAAGGAR
- a CDS encoding N-acetyltransferase family protein, which gives rise to MTAAVIEQATPADIADLRQLYYAVYGPHYPTALGTDPAEMSRLIQDAYTLWLVARCPRTGALAGSAAIHGEPGSRIGRLEGLAVHPDQRGSGLAGQLTEALCAGTLNAGTLDSVYATVRTVSAGPQRVVARNGFRPMGILPNAVDLSSRESLALYARHSPGVLDRRVPVAEVPASLEPLLHTAGASLGISYADTRPTPPQPVPARPAAAPLEMIEAPAFVRRRFHAHFPDTGRWFYPLHTPNVLLTPGDGSFEVYAYLNRTGGYCALVAAHPDPAAAAGWLEPVTRTLTRAGAGYVEALVPLEHHAALSAFTAQGFIAGALYPAMRRDHDGFHDYAVMSRTTEHIDFRGVVVDPPLQPFLDSYVSAWASAHLPSREVAP
- a CDS encoding phenylacetate--CoA ligase family protein encodes the protein MPVQQFSDLVRFARDCSPFYADLYADLAPRVNSLTDVPVVDQNEFWAANTLRDNLVLTAPLGEAVVFKTGGTTGTPRFSCYTREEWQEFVTTFGAGLVDAGLRPGHRVADLFYAGELYASFLFILDSLAHAPVANVRLPIGGAAPLESTVSTLDDFGAHVVAGTPTTLCRLAEYLISIGRQLPHVELLFFGGEALFDDQRRLLSGAFPHAVPRSLGYASVDGGLLGRPVPGPDSRVHRPFSPQTVVEILDETTGEPIREAGRPGRVVVTQLFRRLMPVIRYPAGDRAEWTDTEGGPFRILGRAEEGVRVGPVSLYWEDVASAVAEADTGGLVTGMQLLVRRGEGRDGLVLRLATAQDRDPAGLEVLAEAVVTGLNTARPLYPDSVANGFVHPLRVEWARHSDLTVNSRSGKLIRVLDERPTA
- a CDS encoding DUF4232 domain-containing protein, with the protein product MRVHKLTFAALAVAAGFSLTACQNGDDGAAQSSPSSAASAPVTSPSGGASASAGTGAGGTAKPSSGTSSDGKGTAGGTGSADSGKSGTCKTDELTITAMDSTIGGDTEGTVAVTLKNHGNRDCTLPGYAGVDLKTASGSLSAQRTGEKAEPSTLKKAASVSFGVTYPLNTSGGSGVRVTGMVVTPPGERQSVTLAWPGAATLPVTEGSGSAVKVGPIGSAGQGG